atatatatatatatatatatatatatatatatatataattactcCAACCGAAATATTAATACATGTAATAATTGATATGaaaatgtgtatatttaaaaaaataaatttgccacTATTATAAGCactattgacttttttttatatatataaattagatgtaattgctttttttataaTCAGAATCGGCTTTACGTGGACGCGTTTATgtgtacaattaaaaaaattgacTTTGGCTCACACCctatagatattatatataaatacacaaatagtatgtttctttgttgttcttgttgttgttttttttgtaatatgtaCAAAAAGGGAGATTGTGATAGCACAGATGTAATTATTTTGTTCCACAGCAGTGTTGCAGGGGAAACAAGAATACGTTAAAGATATAGTACCAAAATTACATAAACAATAATGACCACAAACTCTTCCTTTGTACTTTCAGTTTTGAATCAAATGTCTTGGGAATACTGATAATGCATCAATTACTCCACATCCTTCCAGCTCATGTCACCTTGACTACTTTATTACCTCCACTCTGTCTGTCTGGTTGCGCACTGTAGGACTTCAAACCTTTTATTGACCCTCTCTTGAGAGCGCCCTCCTTTAAGGAACGTTTCATGAGGGGCCGAAGCGTTACTCACACACAGACATGTGTGTCAGAGAAGGTGTATGGATGTGTTGCAGCTGCTGAGGAGTGAAGTTGGCCATCAGCAAATTTCTTACTTCACACACTGGACTGAAGTGACACAGGgtgagtcattttttttaaaattgaatttattGAAAAGGAGTTAATCTTTTTCAGGAGCAGTTAACACTTATGATAATTAGCCACTAAATCTCCAATAAACAACTTACTTTACAGCTGAAATGCAAGTGAAGACGGTTCAACCCTGGCTATTTTTTGGCAATGCTGTACGTTCTGAAACAATTAGATGAAGCGACATAGGTGTTTGAACACGTATGCTgaagctttcttctcaaaacCTTTCAAACAGAACTGTCTTTTAAGACAAACTCAAGTTGAACGTGAACAGGGAAAAAATAGGGCAAAAGTGttactttgcattgttttatttttattaagttgCGTTAACTTAAAATATGTGGCTTCTGAAGCTTTATCAGAGGGCATTTGGTTTGCAGCAGGTGCATATTTCTGATGACGCAATAAATGATGAGCTTGTCTTGTTTTAAAGAGCAAAAGActtacataaaaatgtatgtcgtgtgtattttttttttcttcctccatacATTTTTACACTTTGAAACCACTTAAGCCTGTtcctaactttttttatttggcatTTAGTTTTTTAGAATCTCAATATTTTGTCGTGGGTGTTTTTGTACTATTTAGGGCAAAATTTCCCTAATACtgtattcctctttttttttctctctctctctgcagattTAATTAGGATATTTAAGGCCATGAAAAAATGATGATGTTGTTTCAGCTGCAACCATGTGATAAATTGTCACCAGGAACCAGGAACATGTTGCCCCTAGAAAAATATGTGTCTAGTTTATCACTGATCTTTTGAACTGCACATACTGAAGTGTTTCCTTTCCTTTCAGCCAGTGAGTAAAAAGCAGCAGCTTTCAAATTGAGGCATTATTGACCATAGCCAAGTGCACAGAAATTAGAAATACTGTATGCATCACCCTCAAAGTTCCCTTCCATGGCTGAAATCCATTCAATGTCTATATTTAAGGCTTTCAGCTCTTCTACAACATTGTGGTTGAAACAGGGGATATGTTTATAACAAGATGTCCTCAACCTATTCTTCACCtttcacacaaaaataaaaacttatagCAAACAGGTTaatcaacctttttttctacctttttaccttttttttttattgttttcttattttaaattcaacatGTCTACTGAAAATAATTACAATTGCTTCCTTTTTTACATGTAgtatcctgtttttttcaggCATACCACATACAGACCTGAAAAATGGCTAAAGAGCAAAACATTTGATATCAAGATAAACAAATAGTCTgttgaaatgaaaaatgtatgttCTTAATTACTAAACAAGTTCGATTTGGCTAAAACACTTGCAAGGTCCCGAGAAGGCTGGTGTCTATTTCCAGTGGTCAATGAGCAGGAGGCAGGGTACGCGCTGGATGGGTCACCAGCCAGTCACGTCTAAAGGCAAACTAAAGTGGCCATTTAACCTAAGATGCAGATTTTTAGATAGTGGAATGAAGCAGGAGTGACTGGAGAGAAACCATTCATGCACATGGAAACTGTGCAAGCTCCACAGAGAAAGGGTTGCTGAGAGGCAATAATGCTAACAACTGCTCCattgttatttttagtttattttttattcataatcTATATATTAATTTGTTCAAAACGTCTTTGGTCTGTATAAACTATCtggccatttattttttttatttttttttgtcgaaAGATCAGTGAACATAGCTAGCACTAGCTTGCATAAACTAATAGGCAAACTTGAGCTCTAATAAACAAACTTGTTCTCTTATGTAAATTAAAGCCATTAACACAACCTACtgacatttttctgtgttttttttttccttcttttttataACCTCTTCTGACAGATCAACTAAACATCTGGATCCAGAAGAACCTGAAAGAGAGAAGGACCCTAATTCTAAAATGGTGGAGCGTTTTGACAGCGAGCCATCCAGACCAGGGTTCGCGCTGGCCGACTACGCCGTCTTTGCTGCCATGTTGTCAGTGTCCATGGGCATCGGGCTTTTCCAGGCCCTGAAGAAACGGCAAAGGGCTGTGACCGCAGACGCCTTCTTCACGGGAGGTCGCAGCATGCCAGCCGTGCCTGTCGGTCTGTCACTCTGCGCCAGCTTCATGTCGGCAGTCCAAGTTTTGGGTGTTCCCTCTGAGGGGTTTCGCTTTGGCTTCAAATTCCTCTACATGTGCCTCGGACAAAGCATCAACTCCCTGCTGACGGCTTACCTGTTCCTGCCGGTTTTCTTTCGACTGGGCATCACCAGCACCAACCAGGTCGCGATGAGCCTCCAGCTTTTGCACAAGTTATCTCCATAGAGTGAACGGGAATGTGGTGAATTTAGATCGGTCAGAGTGTAAAGAAGGGAAAGTTAGACAAGAAAATTAACCATttatatgctgtttttttcttcttcttgtgacTGACGGTTTGTGTTTATATTCTAAACACCTCCAATCCATATCCAATTTTCCATATTTAAACGGTACGAAACGGCAGTGTAGAAGCAGGGTCAGGACTGTACTGTTGTCTCTAAAGTTGATTAAATTTGCCTGTAGCTCATCAACAGAGTTTAATATGTGAGGTGAGGAAAGATAAAGGATGTGTGTTACCCTGCCATGCTCTGACTCCAGCCATCTGCCTGCCACAGTATCTAAAGATGAGGTTTGGCAGAGGGATGCAGCTGCTGGGAAGCGTCCAGTTTCTTCTTGCGACGGTAGGAGCAGCATTCTTCTGCTCTCACATTTCAGTGTTCCTCACCGGAATGTTACTCATTGGAGGGTTTTTATTGTCGGTATCTGAAAATGCTCAGAATCGGGTTCgtcccactgagctatataatacactggagtgctgattttgccgaaaaactgaagtcactggccgccatcttgctcctccctactctcacagaatcccataggatttggttgcaacaacaagcagttttctggctgagtgaaaacgtttcacaggtaattctacagtcagtggatgtactaacactatcaactactagataattaggtgctgaaatattttacatgttattcatattagatatatatatatgtatatataagtatgtgtatatgtatatatgtatatatatatgtatacacatatgtaaatatatgtttttgtatattgttatttatatatttataaatgttaaacatatatatttaaatgaataaaatgcaaaatatttcagcacatgactttctcagtacttgatatttttagaacataacataaaactatatggcatttgacattttaaaagttttaagctccccctgaacatgagaaaatcctcgttattcgatgctgtagcgcacatattccttagttactggggggaaatagggagtaccaatatggcggctggtggcttcaaagtgactcgttcaaacagacggtgattagcactccagtgtattatatagctcagtggttcgtCCAGAGATTTGCCTTTAATttatgtctctgtctctctctctctgcagctgctttACACTGGGATTGTCATCTATGCACCAGCCTTGATCTTGAATCAAGGTAGGAGAGTGAAATTTGTTTTTGAGCGGAAGAAAAAAATTGGATGCACAAGATGATTTAGAAATCTCATTATAGCTATAACATTTTCAACATTGTCTCCACTTGATCTTAATTgaaatatattcatgttttatgATGTTTAGAACTTGTTGCAGTGGCGCTTCAATCTTTTAACAATAAACCCGACAGTGATAAGAAATCCTTGTGAATATTTGCTTAGCAATAAAACTTTTACTGTAACATAGAAAACGGCAAATTTAGATCTCCTCTCATAAAGTGTTTTTCAATACTaaagatattttctgttttacaccatctttatattgtttcattatttgTAGAGTTTCCCCCCTTGCTTTTAGCATATtggaaaaagcaacaaaataactatttttaattttgtaaagtTGTCTAGATAAAGGAACATTTGACATTTGTTGTTAAACCCATTTGCTTTTGCAGCCACTGGACTCAGTATCTGGGTGTCTCTCTTTTCCACGGGAATCATTTGCACCATGTACACCACACTGGTAAGAATCAGAAGGTATTGAGGGTTGAATACTCATTAAAACAGGTTTATTGCatcttttttatactttttatattGTTCTACactaataaatgtttgttttttagtttcattCGGCAGGATATGCCGCATTAAAGGTGGAAAAAGGCTTCTTACGTTGTCGTTTTTTTCATGTCGCAAAGACCTCTGCATTTTAACTGGGGCGTCAACGCTTTGGAGAGTCCCTGTAAATAGTCTACTTTACTGTGTCAACATAAGCCTCTTAATAGAGTATATTTGCCCAGCtcaaaaaagaaatctaaatttGAGCCATATTTGACGTTATTCCAGGTTTCTCACGCTGTCTCTCGGTGCTTGTGTGCAGGGCGGCATGAGGGCCGTGATCTGGACTGACGTGTTCCAGATTGTCGTCATGTTGTCGGGCTTTGTGGCGATTTTCATCCATGGCACAATTCTGGTTGGCGGTCCTGCTAAAGTACTGGAGATTGCCAACAACGGATCGCGCCTTAATTTCAACgagtaaattaatttttattttttttacattaatgtgTCTCTCCATATCCAGATCCGGTCTGTTTTTTGTAAGTATAATTTGATCGTTTCAAACTATTGCAAAACCTACTCTAAGCCAGAGTATGTCTTGAAAGcaatttcaccacagtaacacccgatgacaataaagaatcttgaaACCATAGACTataaagattaaaatatttgatttgatGTAACATTCTTTAATATTACTGATAAAGCTCAAGCATCAAAAACATGAAAGATTCTctaaattatttgaaatttgCATTACaccaaaacaatatttttcaaaTGTCTGCATATTTCAGCAAGCAAGCACAAAGTTACAGCAACCTCCAGGTTTAACAGGTTCAAGGAAGAAGGCTAAGTCTGAGTACTGCGTGTTTTTGGAGggcaggaagtagttctgtgttgatttggtTATACTGTTTTGGCAATTTATTCTACCTGGTGACCTGTTTCTAGGTTTTCTGGCAAAAAAAACgttgacttttatttaaatctccCGTTTTTACCCAGATTCCATGATGCCAAGCACTCTAACTAGGTTTCCCAGGAAATTAAatgagaaacaggcccacagtaTCACAGATCCTCCGCCATGCCTAACAGTGGGCATTAAGAGATTTTCAACACACCCAACTGGAGTGTTTTCTGTAAGACTTATTATCTATTCTCATATCACCAAAGAGCATGGCTCTAGTTCAAGCCCCATTTGCATTCAACAAACTTTATGATTGTGAtgtcaggagaaaaaaatgctttttttctgtgtttcagaAACAACCAGTAGTCTCTCATAGTTGTTATGCAGGCTTAGTGACcccaaaattagttttttattgACATCCAAAATAGTGTTCTAATTTAATTCATCCTGTTATTTcaagatactttttttttttttttttttttttttcattttctatacATTCCAAGAAAAACAAGCTAGTTTAAGATTGCTGAAACTGTTATGTTGTAGATCTTTATTAGTTCTTGATGTTCTACCACAGTTTTGACGTCGACCCACGGAAACGTTACACCTTCTGGAGCCTCACCGTCGGGGGTTCCATGGTTTGGTTGTCCATGTACGGGGTAAACCAAGCACAAGTTCAGCGCTACATCTCCTGCCGATCAGAGAGAGAGGCACAGTGgtgaggttatttttttatttgtactttttttatatataaattacCCAATGTGGGTAAGAATCACCCAAGCACTCCTATCTGCTcctccgctcctcagggggaccTCAGGAAGAATTttccaaatacactctggtcttatttctttcttctgaagccttcctcttcttctcataaacatgtaaGACAGATCGCTTCTTGCAAATCtcagccatttttaaagtatacggtgagagcagtggagctacaatgaaggactaacactgaagctaactggatacataaacactagaagtatGCAGCTAACAAGAGGAAAGAATGCACATTGGTGTTACTTGAGCACGCCACAATTATTGGCATGTGGGAAGCTAATAGAAACCCCCaagatcgtccactataccttcAAGATCCTGCAAAAGatcttttgtaaaaaataaaaataataatagtaataaataaaaaataaaaaaggacgaCTATTGAAGGGAGAAGGGTCACCATAAAAATATCcataaatatagaaaaatgGTAGAATAGATTGGATCTGCTACCAGCAAGGAGGCAAAATTCCCAGACTTTCGTTGAGGCTTCCAGTAAAGAAGCCAAGAAGATGGATTCCCTCATCAACTCCTTTCTCTGTGGTCAGTAAATAATAGAAGCAAACAGGATTTACTGTAATAAAgactgctgtttgttttttagggcTCTGTTTGTGAATCAGGTTGGCCTGTGTCTAATTGTGAGCAGTGCAGCAACCTGCGGCATCGTCATGTTCGCTTATTACAACTTCTGCGACCCGCTGAAATCTGGGAGGATTTCTGCACCTGATTTGGTATGCTGATTTCTATTGTAGTCAGTTTCCAGGTAAAACGTCATCACTAATTATATATCCTTTTTAAGTGATCAAGGTTTGCAATGTAAACTGTGAAGAGCTAGACTTTCAAAAGTACCTCACTGATACTCTCTATTCTACTTTTCCTGTTGTCATCCGATAAAGTACATGCCGTTCTTCGTGTTGGACATATTCAGAGATCACCCTGGCTTCCCGGGGCTTTTCCTGGCCTGTGCATACAGTGGCACTCTCAGGTATTCCCAGTTCGCTTTTCACTCTTATTTGAGTGTTTAActatcagagagagagaaaatgacACTAGAATATTTTTAATTGGAGATTTAATATTTTCGTCTGACTGGCCCTTACAGAACATTTATTCTATAGTTCCTGGTCATGCATTATATATCTTTCTTCTCTGACGGTTTTGTCAACAGCATTTCTCTCTACAACAGAAGAATCTAATCCTCGCTTGTTTATGAAACTCTATGCCTAATCTAACCTTGTGAACTTtttttgatggaaaaaaaaaagtatcattATCAAACAAGTACAAGATAGTGTTGACTATTATAATGTCCAGACGTGGAACGATTGTTGACCAACTGGGATTCTTTTTAACAGCACAGCTTCCACGAGTATCAACGCCATGGCTGCAGTGACGATGGAGGATCTGCTGAAACCTCATCTTCTCCACATGACGCAGAAGAAGCTGATCCTTATCTCCAAAGGGCTGTGTAGGTTGACAAAAGTAGTTTTCCATCCCTGCCTCATGGTGGTGTGCACATGTGAAAGACCCCCCCCCCGGAAGGTTTATCTTCGTGAAACTCATGTAAGCGCCTGTTGAAAAGTCTTAAAATCTGACATGCTGGAGGCCAATTTTAAAATCCAGCTCAAAACTTAACAATCCTGGTATCAAGCTGCTGGAAGTCTAAAGCAAACTTCATGCACCTTGTTTATATAGTTTAAACCAAATGTAATCTTAAGGGTCTTTACAAGGCAATTGGGGCCAATTCATTTCCAcgtatatagaaatatataatcTATTCAATCCAATTCATACTGAAACAATACAATTAATTACGTACAGTCCAATTCTTTCTAATTATAATTcaatgtaaatataaaaatgccCTTACGCATACTGCAGCGGTGATCAAACGGAAGATCTGGGTGAGCTGGAAGCACTGAGCAGGTAAGGAGTAAATAGGAAAATTAGAAGCTAGAACAAGGATCCCAGAGGAACAGGTAAACGCgtccatgcagaaaaaaaagacaacggACACTTTTACTGAAGCTTTCTGCTGAATACCAGGAGCACATGAGAAGATACCGAAGCCTGCATGCTagtacaaacagaaaataatgataCAACACTAGACCTAAAAGATATTTGACAAACTTAATGCAATCTAAAACAAATACAGTTACCAAAGCTCAACCATTCAGTGCTAGAGtcagtcaaaacaaaataccTGAAAAGTCTATTTATCTCATCTAATGACATACCTGGGAATCAACCAATCCATTTTATCCCGACAAAGTGTCTTTTTCTTTAAGATTGTTATGCCTGTCCAAACACTTAATGCATGTTTGAGAATAAACAAGGTTCTGCCACATTTCTTTGA
The Fundulus heteroclitus isolate FHET01 chromosome 9, MU-UCD_Fhet_4.1, whole genome shotgun sequence genome window above contains:
- the slc5a5 gene encoding sodium/iodide cotransporter, producing MLPMSECCTSLPVSPSTKHLDPEEPEREKDPNSKMVERFDSEPSRPGFALADYAVFAAMLSVSMGIGLFQALKKRQRAVTADAFFTGGRSMPAVPVGLSLCASFMSAVQVLGVPSEGFRFGFKFLYMCLGQSINSLLTAYLFLPVFFRLGITSTNQYLKMRFGRGMQLLGSVQFLLATLLYTGIVIYAPALILNQATGLSIWVSLFSTGIICTMYTTLGGMRAVIWTDVFQIVVMLSGFVAIFIHGTILVGGPAKVLEIANNGSRLNFNDFDVDPRKRYTFWSLTVGGSMVWLSMYGVNQAQVQRYISCRSEREAQWALFVNQVGLCLIVSSAATCGIVMFAYYNFCDPLKSGRISAPDLYMPFFVLDIFRDHPGFPGLFLACAYSGTLSTASTSINAMAAVTMEDLLKPHLLHMTQKKLILISKGLSFLYGAGCITVAALSSFLDWGVLQGSFTVMGVVSGPVLGVFILGIFVPGTNRLGAYSGIFAGFCVSLWLAVGSTLHPPSEETMGVLPSFTEGCRPANGTLSSTSNPDELSILTPLRPDDQGGLLNFYSMSYLYFGAMATSSVILVGLIVSYATGPTKRSQIKEGLLWCDLNKKKTEISPENTTNMISRMFPCFVHNAFWDTQPAGHTRNNQKDKLPENPQVVPLKNLPRDDVL